Sequence from the Rutidosis leptorrhynchoides isolate AG116_Rl617_1_P2 chromosome 3, CSIRO_AGI_Rlap_v1, whole genome shotgun sequence genome:
gaagagaagtcgtttctgttaccacgagtcgagagaattctccacccacgggaaaggaaattcatccccctctctactccagggtagagagattgcttccgtgaggacctccggctaaaaaaagattttttttttaaatttaaaactaaaaaatagaaattaaaaaatacaaagataaataaaaaaaataataaaatatatagataaaaaaaaagggggggggggggacgccatgaaaatggtagaatcagattttcatggggtttaaagcatgcctaagaatcaatttaggctctgagcggcagtcaagacgccactaaaacgacgcttgtcgttgcctcaataaatagagccaaaagaccttgtggacagcaactcgagggcatgccgggtggaagttgttgcgcaagcaaagagccaaccacccttagcaaaccaaaaaccactcatgcacctttacggtagacacccCCGAAACCACCCAACTAAAAGGAACCAACCAAGCTCTAGAGCAAGGGaagtcgtcctcagccataatggtcccaagatgcaccgagcgatgcgaatcacctgatcatacatacatgcatacatacgtacatacatacacacatacctaaacctacatacacaccagacatacctacgtatatacatgagacatacctacgtacaagcatgaaacatacctacgtacatacatacatgcataaagccACACATACAACCATACATACATAGCATAAACACCAAGTCCTACATAAACCTATTAGCAAAACATACATACATGAGTGAATATACCACACCTGCAGACAAGTAAAaaaacaagcatacatacatacctacCTACAAATATACATACATAAAAAACAAACTCACATACAAAAACGTGTGTAACTGCATCACACCTTCATTACAAAACctacatgcatgcatacatacatacaaacatacaagAACCTACGTGCATACGTACAAACAACCAAGCAAGCATGCATACATCCAAAACCAAAGATACCAAAAACATActcatttaataatattagtaacagtacataaaactaataaaaacgatagtaatagtaatacaaataatagtaataataatagttcatataaatattaatagtaataaatatttgtaatacaaatactaatacactaataattaataatagtgatacaaaaaataataataataacaataataatactaataattgtaatagtaagaataataacagtaatagcagtaataacaataacaataacaataacaataacaataacaataataataataaaagtagcccTACTCAACTATTcttattctagccctccacgcatccctatcagaagtcatgtcctcggtcaacgaaagctccctcatgtcgagtcttagtctatccatccacctacgagtaggtctaccccttctccttacactATCTACCGTGAGTGCCtcaactctcctaaccggggcaatacgtggtcgtctcatcacatgcccaaaccaacgaagtcgttcttctcttagcttgtcgatgatgctactgactccaagtttttccctaaacacaccatttgggatcatatctagcatggttttaccacacgtccacctaagcatcctcatttctgccacctccatccttctctcttgggccttcgtcattggccaacattctgatccgtacaacatggcaggtctgattgccaccttgaggaattttcctttcaatttgagtggtatcttcttgtcgcacaagacccctttcgctgctctccacttcaaccaacctaccttaatacgatgagtcACGTCCTCGTCTATCCTTCCTGATTTGTGGAGGACCGAGCCTAGATATCTAAACGACTCTTGTGGgtgcaagatctggtccccaatgCTGATGTTCCCTCCAACATTTAGTTCATCATCAGTCCTACCGAATTCGCAactaagatattccgtcttttgtctactgaTCCGTAGCCCATTTTGTTCTAAGGCTTCCCTCCATTGTTCCAGCCTTCTATTAAGCTCATCCTTTGTTTCCGATACAAGCacgatatcatcggcaaaaatcagacACCAAGGGATGTTCTCTTGTATTCCTCGATACAGCTCGTCGAGGATCAAAGCAAAAAGGAAAGGACTAAGGGCCAATCCCTGGTGCAACCCTACTTCTATCGGGAAATACTCTGTGTTTCCCACAGGCATCCGAACGCAGGCCTTCGCCCCATCGTACATATCCATAATAGCtctaatatatctacttgggatacccctaacgttaagggtcttccaaatcaactTTCGCGGTACGCAATCAtaggccttttccaagtctaagaagaCCATCTCTAGACCCTTTTATttctccctatacttctccataacgcttcttaaaatatgaattgcctccatcgaagagcgccctggcatgaaaccaaattggttttcgGAAACCGTAGTTTCGCGTCAgagtctagtctcaatcactctctcccaaagcttcatagtatggctaagtaattttatgcctctataattaccacagatttgggcatcccctttatttttgtaaatgaggataatctcgctgagtctctattccgtaggcattttataacttctaagcgtcttattgtaaagacacgtcaaccacctgacaccatcctcgcctaggcaccgccacgcctctatTGGGATCTGGTCTGGTCCAACAGCTTTGTTTCTACCCATCTTTCGTAGTGCCGATCTTACTTCTTCCTGACTGATTCTCCTACAGAAATTGTTGTTCTGGAATTGTCCTATTCCCAAGTCCTGCGGGTCCTCTTGGCGCCCGGGTCCTTCACCCACGAAAAGAGATTGGAAAtacccttcccatcttttcctaatttcgtcttcctttactatggtttgaccggcttcatccttgatgaacttgatgttatctatatccctcctcctacgctccctagctttagcaatcctgtaaatatcatttgctccttctttggagtctagtttcctatacaaaacttcatacgctttatcttttgcacgggcaacggccttcttagcttctcttttagcttctttatacCTTTCTTCTGCCCTAGTTCTGTCATCACGTGTCCCATCCCGACATGTAACGAGCTCCCTAAACCTCAGTTGCTTAAGTGCGACTTTGGTTTGAACCTCATCACTAATCCACCATGATTCTCTACAAGACTTGTGTCCTCTCGATGTCCCAACTGCCACACCTAAGGTTTCCTTGGCGACATCTCTAATAGTTGATGCGAAACTATTCCACATCTGATCTGCATCCCCATGAGTAACAGTATCCATTACTGCCTCTACTCTTTCCAAAACAGATGCTTTGAAAGTTTCGGCTTTCTCTTCATTCAGATTCTTCCAAAGGATCCTAGGTTGGGCGGGTCTCCCTCTCCTAGTAACCCGTCTCTGCGGAACCAAGTCCATGACCAAAAGTCTGTGTTGAGTGGAACAGGTCCAGGTAGTCAGGGCTTTACAGTCTCTGCAGGTCCTAAGGTCCCCTTTGCGAAGCAGCAAATAATCAATCTGGGTACTATGACCTCCACTGTGGAAGGTTGCTAGCTGAGCTTCCGTCTTCCTAAAGAAAGAGTTTGCAACAACCAAATCGTGGGCAACAGCGAATTCGAGAATGGAGCGTCCTTCTTCATTTCGAACTCCGTACCCAAAGACCCCATGGACACCCGCATATCCGTCTGAAATCGTTCCTATATGTCCATTAAGGTCTCCCCCAATAAGTAATCGATGATCAGCGGGGCAACTCCTCACAACTTCATCTAACGATTCCCAAAAGCGACTTTTTTCTTCTTCGCCTAAACCAGCATGAGGTGCGTAAGCGCAAATAACCATGTAAGACTCCTCCTGGATAACTAacctaaccgacataatcctatcgctacACCTACCCACACCCACAATATTATCCTTATGACGGGGCCCTATAAAGATCCCTACCCCGTTTCTAGCTACTCTGGAACCCGAAAACCCCAACTTGTAGTCACCAATGTCAACCGCCTCTTCACCCTTCCATCTGGTCTCTTGAACACACAATATGTCCACTTTACTCTTAAGTAACGTCTCTATAAGTTCACGGGATTTGCTCATCAAACTTCCTACATTCCAACTACCTACTCTAATCCTAACACGAAAATCTCTACTCCCTCTAGACCT
This genomic interval carries:
- the LOC139901534 gene encoding uncharacterized protein, which encodes MIGLTGVWNITRHQQSTAGSGFPATVQAFPGNFPAIELQRLNFFWLRNIFLIGSNLFWLTGYSFVFPTTAGCHRRLTSPAGKINSSHTHGYLRSCPTSLGAGRSRGSRDFRVRIRVGSWNVGSLMSKSRELIETLLKSKVDILCVQETRWKGEEAVDIGDYKLGFSGSRVARNGVGIFIGPRHKDNIVGVGRCSDRIMSVRLVIQEESYMVICAYAPHAGLGEEEKSRFWESLDEVVRSCPADHRLLIGGDLNGHIGTISDGYAGVHGVFGYGVRNEEGRSILEFAVAHDLVVANSFFRKTEAQLATFHSGGHSTQIDYLLLRKGDLRTCRDCKALTTWTCSTQHRLLVMDLVPQRRVTRRGRPAQPRILWKNLNEEKAETFKASVLERVEAVMDTVTHGDADQMWNSFASTIRDVAKETLGVAVGTSRGHKSCRESWWISDEVQTKVALKQLRFRELVTCRDGTRDDRTRAEERYIRAIMDMYDGAKACVRMPVGNTEYFPIEVGLHQGLALSPFLFALILDELYRGIQENIPWCLIFADDIVLVSETKDELNRRLEQWREALEQNGLRISRQKTEYLSCEFGRTDDELNVGGNISIGDQILHPQESFRYLGSVLHKSGRIDEDVTHRIKVGMYVCLFFYLSAGVVYSLMYVCFANRFM